TGATCCGGTCCGAGGTAAATGTCAAGGAAGTAGAATTGCTGGACGACGCCTCGGGAATCCTGGTGAAACGGATCAAACCGAACTTTAAAACCCTGGGCCCCCGGTTCGGCAAGGACATGAAAGCCATTGCCGGGGCGGTATCCCGTCTCGGGCAGGAGGATATCCAGAAAATTGAACGGGAAGGCGAAATTGTGCTTGAACTGGAAAATAAAAACATTATATTACAGTTACAAGATGTTGAGATCAGTTCCCAGGATATCGAAGGTTGGCTTGTGGCCTCCTCGGGCCCGATTACGGTGGCCCTCGATATCACCATCGACGAACAACTCCGGAAGGAAGGTATTGCGAGGGAGCTGGTCAACCGAATCCAGAACCTCCGGAAAGAGTCCGGCTTTGAGGTGACGGACCGGATTGACATAAAAATTTTAAAAGACGAAACCATTGAGAATGCCGTAAGGAGCAACCTGCAGTACATCAAATCCGAGACCCTCACTGCCCACCTGCAGTTCGAGGAACAGCTGGATGAGGGTACGGCGATTGCATTTGATGAAATCAACACGAAATTGCACATCCAAAAACACTGAGATTATGGCACAAGAAGATATCAAAGTTCGCTACTCGGATAAGGACCTGGAGGAATTCCGCGTGCTCATTGAGCAAAAGATCGAAAAGGCCAAGAGCCACCTGGAGCTCCTCAGGAGTTCCTATATGAATGACGGCAACAACGGGACGGACGACACGTCGCCCACCTTCAAGGCGTTTGAGGAAGGGTCGGAAACCATGAGCAAGGAAGCCAACACCCAGCTAGCCATCCGGCAGGAAAAATTTATCCGGGACCTGAAAAACGCCCTGTTGCGCATCGAAAACAAGACCTATGGCATTTGCCGGGTTACGGGCAAGCTCATCAATAAGGAACGGCTAAAACTCGTACCCCATGCCACGCTCAGTATCGAAGCGAAGAACATGCAGAAATAACCGCAAACGCCCTCCGGGGCGTTTTTTTGGCTACCTGCTCCTGGTTTTGATCCTGCTGGGGGGAGCCGGGATGCCGGGTGCCCTCGCCCAGAAACGCGTTGTAAAAACGCTTCTGGAACCGGAAATCCGGGACATCGCAATCGACGGCAGCCAGTGTTTTGCCATCTCCCTGGAAACCGCCCGCACCGACCGGGTCACCGTGGAGGCGAGCATGGAGGGGGAGTACCAGAGCGAGGTAGTTGTCCAGACGGAAAATGCCGGGAGCACGCTGATGATCCGGACGGGTTTCACCCCCGGTTTTGACTACCCCAACGACAAACTCGGCGCCCATAAGGTGCTCTCTGTACGCCTCCGGGTGGTCCTGCCCGAAGGCCAGCGGGTACGGCTTTCCGCCGGTCGGTGCCAGGTGGAGGCTTCGGGCAGCTACGAGCTGCTCGATGTGCATATCGAATCGGGGGGGTGCCGGATGGACCACCGGGCCACCACTACCCGCGTACAAACTTTTTCGGCCCCGATCACTGCCCGCATCGAAGAAGGGGATGTCTCGGCGGAATCCCGTCACGGTAAGGTCCGCGTCGATCCGATTCCCGGCGGCGACCCGAGCTATGAGCTGAAAAGCCACCTCGGGGATATCCGGGTGCATGCCGGCCGCTAAACCTTCAGGTGGAAAACCCCCCGGGTTTCCATATAATCCCTATTTTTGCCCCTATCAATTAGGCAGGATGCACCTGAAAAAATCCCTCTTCCTGGTCGCGGCGGTCCTGATCGTCGATCAGATCAGCAAAATCTACGTAAAAACCCATTTCCACCTGGAAGAATCCGTGGAGGTGTTTTCGTGGTTCAAAATTTACTTCATCGAAAACGAGGGAGCCGCCTGGGGGACCAAGCTCAGTGACATATTCCCCGTTTCCGAACGGAAAGCCAAACTCTTCCTGACACTATTCCGCTTACTGGCCATCGCGGGAATTGGCTACTGGTTGTGGGACCTCCTGAAGAAGCAGGCCAACCGGACCCTGGTCCTGGCCGTCAGCCTTATTTTCGCCGGGGCCGTGGGCAATATCATCGATTCGGTTTTCTACGGGGTGCTCTTCGACCACAGCTACGGGCAGGTGGCCACCTTTCTGGCAGAGGATAACTACGACAGCCTGTTCTACGGCAAGGTGGTGGACATGCTTTATTTCCCGATCATCGACAGCCGGTGGCCCGAATGGGTCCCCTGGCTGGGCGGCGATTCCTTCCGCTTTTTTGCCCCTGTGTTCAATATCGCCGATACGGCCATCAGCACCGGTGTCGGCATCCTGCTTGTCTTCAACAAAAAAGCGTTTTCCCCTGCCGGGGATGCTACGGCCCGGGAGGTGCAATAAGGCGGGGGGTTAAGAAGAAGCGTATGAAACGGCAGGAATCGATCTATTGGGAAGGAAGCGATCTAATCGTAAGAAAGCCGAGATTCGAACCTGCTTCAGCCCGCGCAATCAGAATTCATAAATAGTTTCCGGGGTAACGGCATAGTGCATCTGCAGGTCGCCGTCGTGCAGGTCTTCGATGGCAGGTACCGGGCCAAAGAACGACAAGCCGATCCGCAGGGCATCTTCCCGGCAATGCTGCAGGAAACGGTCGTAGTATCCCCCGCCGTAACCCACCCGATGCCCGCCGGCGTCAAATGCGAGCAGGGGGATAAAAACCACGTCCAGGGACTCCGGCGGAACTTCTTCCGCGCCTTCGGGTTCCGGAATCCCCCAGGGGCTCGTTATAAAGCGGGTTTCCGGGGTGGTCAGGTAGTGCTTGAGTTCCCCCTTGCCGACAACCCGGGGGATGACGATCTCCTTGCCCCGTTTCCGGAGTTCCGCTTGCAGGTAAGCCGTGTCGATTTCCTTTTTCGACCGGATCGGCAGGAAGAGGTGAAACCGGGTTTTCCCGGAGACAGGCAAATGAAAAACCCGCTCAGCAATTGCCTTGCTGGCGGCTTGATAGGTAGTGTCTGCTAGATTTTGCCGGAGTTGCAAAAAGTTCAATCGAAGCTCATTTTTCAACATCGCCCGTCGATTAAACGCCTGTTGTGGGGTGGGGGAGCATTTAATACAACTAGTCCTTAGCGGAAACCGCAAGGTAGATCTTGAAAAACAGCATCAATATGAGGTACATCCCCAGCGTAACGAGGTAATTATCCATATAAATGCCCGATTTTGACGCTTTAAAAATAAGTAAAAAAATCATCAGGGAAACTTTAAACGGTAATAATTTATCGATGAAATGCACAATTTTGACATTATTTTAACTTTTATGTGTGTAAAACAACACTTTTAAGGCCGTGCGCCATTCAATTCTCTGATCCTGAAGCCATGCCGGCTGTTTATCCTGAATATATTCCTGCCCTGTGCAAACTCCATGCAGTCCTTCCCATGCCCCTGCCCGGGAATGCAGGGCCGGAATTTCCGCCAGCCCGATTCCAGGACCCGGTATCCCGGCGAAATCTAAGGAGCTGTGAATTGGCCGAACCGTATCCATCTAAAATTGCCGGAAGCGTATCTTTGTAAGGAAAGCCGAGCAATGAGCCAAACCCCGCTGGAAATCCAATTGAAAACGCTGCCCGAAAGCCCGGGGGTGTATCAATTCTATGACGCAGACCAGCGAATGCTCTACGTCGGGAAAGCCAAGAACCTGAAGAAACGGGTCGGCTCCTACTTTACCAAGAAGCACGACAGCGGGAAGACCCGGGTACTCGTGAAAAAAATCCGTTCGATCCGGCATATCGTTGTGCCCACCGAATCGGATGCGCTGTTGCTCGAAAACAACCTGATCAAGGAACACCAGCCCCGGTACAACGTGCTCCTCCGGGATGATAAGTCCTATCCCTGGCTCTGTATCAAAAACGAACGCTTCCCCAGGATTTTCCCAACGCGGAACCGGATCGAAGACGGGTCTGAATATTTCGGGCCGTATACTTCCATGAAAACGGTGCGGGCACTCCTGGAGCTCATCCGGAGCGTCTACCCCCTGCGCACCTGCAACTACGACCTGGCCGCGGAGAAGATCCGGGACGGAAAGTACAAGGTATGCCTGGAATACCACCTGGGGAATTGCCTGGGACCCTGCGAAGGGTTGCAGGACGAGGCCTCCTACATGCGGCAGGTAGACGATATCCGGCAGATTATCCGGGGGAATTTCGGTTCGTCCCTTCAGTATTTCCGGCGCAGGATGAAGCAGCTGGCCGGGGAGACGCGGTTTGAAGAGGCCCAGCAGATCAAGGAGAAGGTGGAAATCCTGGAGAATTACCAGTCAAAGTCCACGGTGGTCCACCCCAAGATCACGGATGTCGATGTGTTTTCGATTGTGTCGGACCCCACCCATGCCTATGTGAACTACATGCAAATCGCCCACGGCCTGGTGGTCCGATCCCACACCATCGAGATAAAGAAAAAGCTCGAGGAGTCCGACGAGGACCTGCTGGCCCTTGCAATCGTCACACTCCGGGAGCGCTTCGGTTCGGATTCCGAGGAAGTCTACCTGCCCTTTGAAGTGCCGGTGGCCGGCCCGGTGCGGGTTACGGTGCCCAGCCGGGGCGACAAGCGCAAGATCGTGGAGCTATCCCTGCGCAACGCGAAGTTCTTCCGGCAGGAACGCTTTAAGCAGATCCGGATTACGGACCCGGACCGGCACGTGAACCGGCTGATGGAACAGATGAAGAAGGACCTGCGCCTATCGGAGGAGCCCCGGCATATTGAGTGTTTCGACAACTCGAATATCCAGGGGAGCAATCCCGTGGCGGCCTGCGTGGTGTTCCGGGACGGAAAGCCCTCGAAAAAGGAATACCGGCACTTCAATATCCGGACCGTGGAGGGACCGGACGATTTCGCATCGATGACTGAAGTGGTCCATCGCCGGTACCGGCGGATGCTCGACCAGGGGGACTCCCTGCCGCAACTCATCGTGGTCGACGGGGGAAAGGGCCAGCTGTCTGCCGCGCTGAAGAGCCTCGACGTACTCGGGTTGCGGGGGACCATTGCCATCATCGGGATCGCCAAACGGCTCGAGGAGATCTATTTCCCGAAGGATCCGATCCCGCTCTATCTGGACAAAAAATCGGAAACCCTCCGCGTTATCCAGCAACTGCGCAACGAGGCGCACCGGTTCGGGATCACCCACCACCGCAAGAAGCGCAGTATGGCGGCCATCAGCTCGGCCCTTGAACAGATTGACGGGGTGGGCGAAAAAACGGCCCGGCAGCTCCTGAGAAAATTCAAATCCGTAAAGCGGATACGGGCGGCTTCCGAGGCGGAACTCGCAGCCGAAGTAGGGCCTTCAAAAGCCCGGAAAATCTATGAAAGTTTGCGCGAATGAAGTACCTTCACACCATGCGCCCTCTGCCTATTATCTGCCTCTTACTGCTGGGTTTGGTCACCGGATTCGCCCAGGAAAATACTCTGGATGGAGACCTGAAGGTCGGGTTGGTCCTCAGCGGGGGCGGGGCCAAGGGGCTCGCCCATATCGGGGCGCTGCGGATGATCGAGGAGGCGGGTGTCCGGATTGACTATATCGGCGGTACGAGCATGGGGGCGATTGTCGGGGCGCTATATGCCTCCGGGTACTCGGCCCGGAAACTGGACTCCCTTTTCACAAATACGGATTTTACCAACCTCATCCAGGACAACCTGCCGCGAAGCGCCAAATCCTTTTACGAAAAAGAGGATACGGAGCGGTACGCCCTCACCCTGCCATTCACGGGCTTTAAAGTGTCTTTTCCTCCGGCGATTTCGGGGGGTCAGAACATCTACAACGAATTGGTGCAGGCGCTCTATCACGTAAAGGACGTGGAGGATTTCAGCCGCCTGCCGATCCCCTTCTTTTGCATCGCCACCGACGTGGAAACCGGGGAGGAAATCCTGCTGGACAGCGGTTACCTGCCGGAAGCGATCATGGCCAGCGGCACCTTTCCCTCCCTCTTTGAACCTACGGAGGTAGACGGGCGGATCTTAATCGATGGGGGCGTGCTCAACAACTACCCGGTGGACGAGGTCCGGGAACGTGGGGCCCAGGTGGTAATCGGGGTGGATGTGCAACACGGGCTCCGCGACCGGGAGGCGCTTTTGTCGGCCACGGAGATCCTCCTGCAAATCAACAATTACCGGACGGTCGGGAACATGGAGGAAAAAAGGGCGCGCACGGACATCTACATCAAGCCGGATATCCAGTCGTATTCCGTAATCGATTTCGGCCTGCGCGACACGATCATCGCCTCCGGGGTAAAAGCCGCCAAGAAACAATTCGACGAACTCCGCCGGGTGGCGGCCCGCCAAACCCGGAAACCCAGTCGCCGCCCGAACCTGCCTGTTGCGGATTCCATCGTCATCAACCGCCTGCTCATTACGGGGAACAACAACTACACCAGGGGATACGTCAAGGGAAAACTCCGCTTTGACCTGGCCGAGCCCATCCCCTTTGAGAAACTGCAACAGGGGATCAGCAACCTTTCCGCCACCGGAAACTTCAAGACGATCCGCTACAAACTGGTGTCCAACGGCCTGGGCCAGGACCTGATCCTGCAGTTGCAGGAAAACCCGACCAAGACCTTTATACGTATCGGGGCGCACTACGACGACCTCTACCAGAGCGCTGCCCTGATCAACCTGACCCGGAAGAGCTTCCTGTTGGATGATGACGTGGGTTCCCTGGACGTGATCCTGGGAGACAACATCCGGTACAACGCCGAGTACTACGTGGACAAGGGCACCTACTGGAGCTTCGGGCTGAACTCCCGCTTTAACGGGTTCGACCAGGAGATCAACTACGACCTGATCCGCAGCAACTTTGACGTGCCGGACGACGAGAACATCAACAACATCAACCTGGAGGTGGTCGACCTGACCAACCAGTTGTACCTGCAAACGGTGCTGCGGGAGGAATTTGCCTTTAGCCTGGGGTTGGAGCACAAGCTTTTAAAATATTCCACGGAGACCCTGAACCGGGTTCAGGAGCCCGGGGAGAACCCCCCGGCGCCTCGCGGCGGGCGGGTTTATTTTGAAAACAGCAATTATTTCAGCACCTACGGCAAACTGACCCTGGACACCTACGACGACCGGTATTTCCCCACACGCGGCCTGTACTTTGACGGGGATTTCCACTTCTATATCCTCTCTTCGGACTTTACGGGCAATTTCAAGGAGTTTTCCATCGCCAAGGCCCGGATGGGAACGGCCTTTCCGCTGGCGGGGAACCTGAGCCTGAACCTGGAGACCGAAGGCGGCTTTAAACTGGGGACCTCCAATGTTTCTACCTTCGATTTTGTCCTCGGGGGATACGGGAGCAGCCTGATCAACAATTTCACACCCTTTCTGGGCTATGACTTTCTGAGCCTGCCGGGCAACAGCTACGTGAAGGCCTATGCACGCGCCGACTGGGAATTCACCCAGAAAAACCACCTGCTGTTTGCCGCCAACTACTCGAACGTAGCCGACGACCTCTTCCGCACGGGCGATTGGTTTACGGCACCGGATTATTCGGGTTACGGCCTCGGGTACGCCTGGGAATCTTTTTTCGGCCCGGTGCAGGTGCTTTATTCCTGGTCGCCGGAAGGCAAGGACAATTTGTTCTTTGTGAGCATCGGTTACTGGTTCTGAATCCGGTGGCCGGCCAGCCGTGCGGTTGAAACGCAGCGTCTTTTTTACGATATTTGCAAAAAGCACAATATGAAGGGCAAACGGATCGATATCAGCTCCCACCTGCGGGCCATGTGGTGATGGAACTGCCTACCCTGCGATCCTGATGGGCCGCCCGGCCCGCAAGTGCTAATCTTATACCAAAATACCATGTCAACAAAAGATAATACTTCCCTGAATCTGCCGGTGGAAAATCCCGAGGCAGAGGATTTCCTGCCCTTGTTGGGTACGGACCACGTCGAACTCTATGTCGGGAATGCCAAACAGGCGGCCCATTACTATATGTCTGCCTGGGGATTCCAGCCGGAAGCCTATGCAGGCCTGGAAACCGGCCTCAAAGACCGGGTCTCCTACGTGCTCCGGCAGGACAAAATCCGGCTGGTGCTTACTTCGCCCCTGAAACCGGGTGGCGATATCAACCGGCATATCGAACGCCACGGGGATGGGGTCAAGGCCATTGCCCTGTGGGTGGACGATGCTCGCAAGAGCTTTGAGGAAACCGTCAAACGCGGGGCGGAACCCTATTTGGAGCCTGAAATCCGCGAAGATGACAACGGGAAAGTGAC
This genomic window from Robiginitalea biformata HTCC2501 contains:
- a CDS encoding DUF4097 family beta strand repeat-containing protein; the protein is MPRSVSKRRTCRNNRKRPPGRFFGYLLLVLILLGGAGMPGALAQKRVVKTLLEPEIRDIAIDGSQCFAISLETARTDRVTVEASMEGEYQSEVVVQTENAGSTLMIRTGFTPGFDYPNDKLGAHKVLSVRLRVVLPEGQRVRLSAGRCQVEASGSYELLDVHIESGGCRMDHRATTTRVQTFSAPITARIEEGDVSAESRHGKVRVDPIPGGDPSYELKSHLGDIRVHAGR
- a CDS encoding TraR/DksA family transcriptional regulator, with protein sequence MAQEDIKVRYSDKDLEEFRVLIEQKIEKAKSHLELLRSSYMNDGNNGTDDTSPTFKAFEEGSETMSKEANTQLAIRQEKFIRDLKNALLRIENKTYGICRVTGKLINKERLKLVPHATLSIEAKNMQK
- a CDS encoding patatin-like phospholipase family protein translates to MKYLHTMRPLPIICLLLLGLVTGFAQENTLDGDLKVGLVLSGGGAKGLAHIGALRMIEEAGVRIDYIGGTSMGAIVGALYASGYSARKLDSLFTNTDFTNLIQDNLPRSAKSFYEKEDTERYALTLPFTGFKVSFPPAISGGQNIYNELVQALYHVKDVEDFSRLPIPFFCIATDVETGEEILLDSGYLPEAIMASGTFPSLFEPTEVDGRILIDGGVLNNYPVDEVRERGAQVVIGVDVQHGLRDREALLSATEILLQINNYRTVGNMEEKRARTDIYIKPDIQSYSVIDFGLRDTIIASGVKAAKKQFDELRRVAARQTRKPSRRPNLPVADSIVINRLLITGNNNYTRGYVKGKLRFDLAEPIPFEKLQQGISNLSATGNFKTIRYKLVSNGLGQDLILQLQENPTKTFIRIGAHYDDLYQSAALINLTRKSFLLDDDVGSLDVILGDNIRYNAEYYVDKGTYWSFGLNSRFNGFDQEINYDLIRSNFDVPDDENINNINLEVVDLTNQLYLQTVLREEFAFSLGLEHKLLKYSTETLNRVQEPGENPPAPRGGRVYFENSNYFSTYGKLTLDTYDDRYFPTRGLYFDGDFHFYILSSDFTGNFKEFSIAKARMGTAFPLAGNLSLNLETEGGFKLGTSNVSTFDFVLGGYGSSLINNFTPFLGYDFLSLPGNSYVKAYARADWEFTQKNHLLFAANYSNVADDLFRTGDWFTAPDYSGYGLGYAWESFFGPVQVLYSWSPEGKDNLFFVSIGYWF
- the uvrC gene encoding excinuclease ABC subunit UvrC, whose protein sequence is MSQTPLEIQLKTLPESPGVYQFYDADQRMLYVGKAKNLKKRVGSYFTKKHDSGKTRVLVKKIRSIRHIVVPTESDALLLENNLIKEHQPRYNVLLRDDKSYPWLCIKNERFPRIFPTRNRIEDGSEYFGPYTSMKTVRALLELIRSVYPLRTCNYDLAAEKIRDGKYKVCLEYHLGNCLGPCEGLQDEASYMRQVDDIRQIIRGNFGSSLQYFRRRMKQLAGETRFEEAQQIKEKVEILENYQSKSTVVHPKITDVDVFSIVSDPTHAYVNYMQIAHGLVVRSHTIEIKKKLEESDEDLLALAIVTLRERFGSDSEEVYLPFEVPVAGPVRVTVPSRGDKRKIVELSLRNAKFFRQERFKQIRITDPDRHVNRLMEQMKKDLRLSEEPRHIECFDNSNIQGSNPVAACVVFRDGKPSKKEYRHFNIRTVEGPDDFASMTEVVHRRYRRMLDQGDSLPQLIVVDGGKGQLSAALKSLDVLGLRGTIAIIGIAKRLEEIYFPKDPIPLYLDKKSETLRVIQQLRNEAHRFGITHHRKKRSMAAISSALEQIDGVGEKTARQLLRKFKSVKRIRAASEAELAAEVGPSKARKIYESLRE
- a CDS encoding 5-formyltetrahydrofolate cyclo-ligase, with product MLKNELRLNFLQLRQNLADTTYQAASKAIAERVFHLPVSGKTRFHLFLPIRSKKEIDTAYLQAELRKRGKEIVIPRVVGKGELKHYLTTPETRFITSPWGIPEPEGAEEVPPESLDVVFIPLLAFDAGGHRVGYGGGYYDRFLQHCREDALRIGLSFFGPVPAIEDLHDGDLQMHYAVTPETIYEF
- a CDS encoding lipoprotein signal peptidase, with translation MHLKKSLFLVAAVLIVDQISKIYVKTHFHLEESVEVFSWFKIYFIENEGAAWGTKLSDIFPVSERKAKLFLTLFRLLAIAGIGYWLWDLLKKQANRTLVLAVSLIFAGAVGNIIDSVFYGVLFDHSYGQVATFLAEDNYDSLFYGKVVDMLYFPIIDSRWPEWVPWLGGDSFRFFAPVFNIADTAISTGVGILLVFNKKAFSPAGDATAREVQ